The following coding sequences are from one Streptomyces angustmyceticus window:
- a CDS encoding TniQ family protein, whose amino-acid sequence MTAGVLRTVPLAGELTASLIDRVADRYGLPAAGVLRLWTCRNSPARHDGGGVRADAEVVLNEAGRAVLAELCGVEPTVLARALPAFTVDDPKIGTGREAAVAQARWRAAGAVAGPAAFGCRLCTARRTGAAVRAVRYVPRWQRVCVRHGRWLLSADADQPLEHLDLGSVPEVVAAQRRWPGVARRAGRAGVEPEQAFQLAHAVVARWWEQALYWEQEEVWPYRLHQLAGGSVGDELAKWRIVGRDAAIFPEVVAVAGALLEPAMAELAWRASGGLRPRARDTGDAFCRRLGERVGRAWLGPLLAADTGSPLSDFTGAVVRARRGEAGPPGWREDPWHVKREQQPATMAGQLRILAAEQQSGGSGSRWRATVSAEHRCHITQLVDEAREELVELRGVHSGTTAEVARTLLEHLSRSAALIDQAIVHTAAAAVTAGVALEEIAAWSRLPAQELAEIVAADPDDG is encoded by the coding sequence GTGACAGCAGGGGTGTTACGGACCGTGCCGCTGGCCGGGGAGCTGACCGCGTCACTGATCGACCGAGTCGCGGACCGCTACGGTCTGCCTGCCGCCGGCGTGCTGCGGCTTTGGACGTGTCGCAACTCCCCCGCCCGGCACGACGGCGGCGGCGTGCGGGCCGACGCGGAGGTCGTCCTCAACGAGGCCGGGCGGGCTGTGCTTGCCGAGCTGTGCGGGGTGGAGCCGACGGTGCTGGCGCGCGCTCTGCCCGCCTTCACCGTGGACGATCCCAAGATCGGTACTGGTCGGGAGGCCGCCGTGGCGCAGGCGCGGTGGCGAGCGGCGGGCGCGGTGGCCGGTCCGGCAGCGTTCGGCTGCCGGTTGTGCACCGCGCGGCGCACAGGGGCGGCGGTGCGGGCGGTGCGGTACGTGCCGCGCTGGCAGCGGGTCTGCGTGCGGCACGGGCGGTGGCTGCTGAGCGCAGATGCGGACCAGCCGCTGGAACACCTCGATCTGGGGAGTGTGCCCGAGGTGGTGGCCGCGCAGCGGCGGTGGCCAGGCGTGGCGCGGCGTGCGGGGCGCGCCGGGGTGGAGCCGGAGCAGGCGTTCCAGCTGGCGCATGCGGTGGTGGCTCGCTGGTGGGAGCAGGCGCTGTACTGGGAGCAGGAGGAGGTCTGGCCATACCGTCTGCACCAGCTGGCGGGCGGCAGCGTCGGCGACGAGTTGGCCAAGTGGCGGATCGTGGGTCGGGACGCGGCGATCTTCCCGGAAGTCGTGGCTGTGGCGGGGGCGCTGCTGGAGCCGGCGATGGCCGAGTTGGCCTGGCGGGCGAGCGGCGGCCTGCGGCCGAGGGCACGGGACACCGGCGACGCGTTCTGCCGGCGACTGGGCGAGCGGGTGGGCCGCGCCTGGCTGGGGCCGCTGCTCGCGGCCGATACCGGCAGTCCGCTGAGCGACTTCACGGGCGCGGTCGTGCGCGCTCGCCGCGGCGAGGCCGGGCCGCCGGGGTGGCGGGAGGATCCGTGGCACGTGAAGCGGGAACAGCAGCCCGCAACGATGGCCGGCCAGCTGCGCATCCTGGCGGCAGAGCAGCAGTCGGGCGGCTCTGGTAGCCGGTGGCGGGCCACGGTGAGCGCCGAACACCGGTGCCACATCACGCAGTTGGTCGACGAGGCCCGGGAGGAGCTGGTGGAGTTGCGCGGCGTGCACAGCGGCACCACCGCCGAGGTGGCCCGCACGCTGCTGGAGCACCTCAGCCGTAGTGCCGCCCTGATCGATCAGGCCATCGTGCACACCGCCGCCGCGGCCGTCACCGCCGGGGTGGCGCTGGAGGAGATCGCCGCGTGGTCGCGCCTGCCCGCCCAGGAACTGGCCGAGATCGTGGCTGCGGACCCGGACGACGGCTGA